One Nonomuraea angiospora DNA segment encodes these proteins:
- a CDS encoding DUF6300 family protein, giving the protein MTGDRPCPRCRTGSVLAVLRLPHTWTNAAGNEVRGVSEVLLCARCDAGDPAAGPIVTYFAVHGSVRPEHAAQLARGLRHWAERARPPRPDESALAAETEAWYRGEL; this is encoded by the coding sequence ATGACCGGGGACCGGCCCTGCCCCCGCTGCCGCACCGGCAGCGTCCTCGCCGTGCTGCGCCTGCCGCACACCTGGACGAACGCGGCGGGCAACGAGGTACGGGGCGTCAGCGAGGTCCTGTTGTGCGCCCGCTGCGACGCCGGCGACCCCGCCGCCGGGCCGATCGTCACGTACTTCGCCGTGCACGGATCCGTCCGGCCGGAGCACGCCGCCCAGCTCGCGCGGGGGCTGCGCCACTGGGCCGAGCGGGCCCGGCCCCCGCGACCGGACGAGAGCGCGCTGGCGGCCGAGACCGAAGCCTGGTATCGCGGCGAGCTGTAG
- the dnaE gene encoding DNA polymerase III subunit alpha — translation MGSFVHLHVHTEYSMLDGAAKVGLLMDEVSRQGMPAVAMSDHGNVHGAYEFYQAARKAGIKPIIGIESYVAPLSRRHRQPVYYSDNLALRRSNDETGEGGDVSGRGLYTHMTMWATGAQGLRNLFRLQSRAWLEGHVQKYPRMDDELLAEHGQGIVATTGCPSGEVQTRLRLGQYAQAVEAAARYRDLFGRDNYFLELMDHGLAIERRVREELLRLGKELGLPPLATNDSHYVTESQAPAHDALLCVGTGKRLADADRFRFSGSGYYVKSAAEMRALWDAEVPGACDNTLLIAERVGDYGEVFAHRDLTPRFPVPEGESEASWLRKETLEGARRRYGRPSQEVLDRIDYELSVIEAMGFPGYFLVVADICRHARERGIGLGPGRGSATGSIVAYCTGITQLDPIEHKLIFERFLNPERISMPDVDLDFDDRRRDEMIDYVTRKYGDDRVCQIVTFGTIKAKAAVKDSCRVLGLPYALGDRITKAFPAAVGGKEIPLAAIHDKGHPRHGEAAELRQMYEQDPEVKRVLDTAAGIEGLTRGTGIHAAGVILSSEPLIDVIPLVKPKADGPIVTGFPFTQAEDMGLLKMDFLGLRNLTVIGDAIANVRANKGVDIDNLDIPLDDATTYRLLARGDTLGVFQLDGGGMRVLLRLMQPTTFTDIAAVNALYRPGPMEMNAHTNYALRKTGKQPVEPIHPELEEALEPILGDTYHLVVFQEQVMAIAQQLAGYSLGAADMLRRAMGKKKKEVLDAEWDRFSAGMSGRGFSDEAIKAVWDVLVPFSGYGFNKSHTAGYGLVSYWTAYLKANHPQEYLAALLTSVGDDKDKMAVYLSDCRRLGIKVLPPDVNASRLDFAAVGSDIRFGLGAVRNVGAGVVDAIVAAREAQGPYTDFNDFLGKVPAAVCNKRVIESLAKAGAFDSLGHHRKALVAIHEQAVDAIIDVKRNEARGQDSLFGEPSQSDAFSIAIPEGEWDGVTLLAFEREMLGLYVSSHPLDGAERILDANRDTTLADLLASGRQDGATRISGIISGLQRKVTKQGSPWAIVTLEDHDAAMEVLVFPKTYTLYGEALAQDRVISVRGRINVRDETMSVYGEEIALLDVSRADTEPPVVISIQETQLSARLVQEFKHILTTHPGRAPVHVRLHRPGARSVLLNLQPFRVTAEPALYGDVKALLGADAIGGA, via the coding sequence ATGGGATCTTTCGTGCATCTCCATGTGCATACGGAATACAGCATGCTCGACGGCGCGGCCAAGGTCGGGCTGTTGATGGATGAGGTCTCCCGGCAGGGGATGCCCGCGGTGGCGATGAGCGACCACGGGAACGTGCACGGCGCGTACGAGTTCTACCAGGCGGCGCGCAAGGCGGGGATCAAGCCGATCATCGGCATCGAGAGCTACGTCGCCCCGCTCTCGCGGCGGCACCGGCAGCCGGTGTACTACAGCGACAACCTCGCGCTGCGCCGCTCCAACGACGAGACCGGCGAGGGCGGCGACGTCTCCGGGCGCGGCCTCTACACGCACATGACGATGTGGGCGACCGGGGCGCAGGGCCTGCGGAATCTGTTCCGGCTGCAGTCGCGGGCCTGGCTGGAAGGCCATGTCCAGAAATATCCGCGTATGGATGATGAATTGCTCGCCGAGCACGGCCAGGGCATCGTCGCCACCACCGGCTGCCCGTCCGGTGAGGTGCAGACCAGGCTGCGGCTCGGCCAGTACGCCCAGGCCGTCGAGGCCGCCGCCCGCTACCGCGACCTCTTCGGGAGGGACAACTATTTCCTGGAGCTGATGGATCACGGCCTGGCCATCGAGCGCCGGGTCCGCGAGGAGCTGCTCAGGCTCGGCAAGGAGCTCGGCCTGCCGCCCCTGGCCACCAACGACTCGCACTACGTCACCGAGAGCCAGGCCCCGGCGCACGACGCGCTGCTGTGCGTGGGCACCGGCAAGCGGCTGGCCGACGCCGACCGGTTCCGGTTCAGCGGCAGCGGCTACTACGTCAAGTCCGCCGCCGAGATGCGCGCGCTGTGGGACGCCGAGGTGCCGGGCGCCTGCGACAACACGCTGCTGATCGCCGAGCGGGTCGGCGACTACGGCGAGGTGTTCGCCCACCGGGACCTGACGCCGCGCTTCCCCGTGCCCGAGGGCGAGAGCGAGGCCAGCTGGCTGCGCAAGGAGACGCTCGAAGGCGCCCGCCGCCGCTACGGCCGGCCGTCGCAGGAGGTGCTCGACCGCATCGACTACGAGCTGTCGGTCATCGAGGCCATGGGCTTCCCCGGCTACTTCCTGGTGGTGGCCGACATCTGCCGCCACGCCCGGGAGCGCGGCATCGGCCTGGGCCCCGGGCGCGGGTCGGCCACCGGCTCGATCGTCGCGTACTGCACGGGGATCACCCAGCTCGACCCGATCGAGCACAAGCTGATCTTCGAACGCTTCCTCAACCCCGAGCGCATCTCCATGCCGGACGTCGACCTCGACTTCGACGACCGGCGGCGCGACGAGATGATCGACTACGTCACCCGCAAGTACGGCGACGACCGCGTCTGCCAGATCGTCACCTTCGGCACCATCAAGGCCAAGGCCGCCGTCAAGGACTCCTGCCGCGTGCTCGGCCTGCCGTACGCCCTGGGCGACCGCATCACCAAGGCGTTCCCGGCGGCGGTCGGCGGCAAGGAGATCCCGCTGGCCGCCATCCACGACAAGGGCCACCCCCGGCACGGCGAGGCGGCCGAGCTGCGCCAGATGTACGAGCAGGACCCCGAGGTGAAACGGGTGCTCGACACCGCGGCCGGGATCGAGGGCCTCACCCGCGGCACCGGCATCCACGCCGCGGGCGTGATCCTTTCCAGCGAGCCCCTGATCGACGTGATCCCGCTGGTCAAGCCCAAGGCCGACGGCCCGATCGTGACCGGCTTCCCCTTCACGCAGGCCGAGGACATGGGCCTGCTGAAGATGGACTTCCTCGGCCTGCGCAACCTCACGGTGATCGGCGACGCGATCGCCAACGTCCGGGCCAACAAGGGCGTCGACATCGACAACCTCGACATCCCGCTCGACGACGCCACCACGTACCGGCTGCTGGCGCGCGGCGACACGCTCGGCGTCTTCCAGCTGGACGGCGGCGGCATGCGGGTCCTGCTGAGGCTCATGCAGCCCACCACGTTCACCGACATCGCCGCGGTGAACGCGCTCTACCGGCCCGGGCCGATGGAGATGAACGCCCACACCAACTACGCCCTGCGCAAGACCGGCAAGCAGCCGGTCGAGCCGATCCATCCCGAGCTGGAGGAGGCCCTGGAGCCCATCCTGGGCGACACCTACCACCTGGTCGTCTTCCAGGAGCAGGTCATGGCCATCGCGCAGCAGCTGGCCGGCTACTCCCTCGGCGCCGCCGACATGCTGCGCCGGGCCATGGGCAAGAAGAAGAAGGAGGTCCTGGACGCCGAATGGGACCGCTTCTCCGCCGGCATGAGCGGGCGCGGCTTCTCCGACGAGGCGATCAAGGCGGTCTGGGACGTCCTCGTCCCCTTCAGCGGCTACGGCTTCAACAAGTCCCACACCGCCGGGTACGGCCTGGTCTCCTACTGGACCGCCTACCTCAAGGCCAACCACCCCCAGGAGTACCTCGCCGCCCTGCTCACCTCCGTCGGCGACGACAAGGACAAGATGGCCGTCTACCTGTCGGACTGCCGCCGCCTGGGCATCAAGGTGCTGCCCCCGGACGTCAACGCCAGCCGGCTGGACTTCGCCGCCGTCGGGTCCGACATCCGCTTCGGCCTGGGCGCCGTACGCAACGTCGGGGCCGGCGTCGTGGACGCCATCGTCGCCGCCCGCGAGGCCCAGGGCCCCTACACCGACTTCAACGACTTCCTCGGCAAGGTCCCGGCGGCCGTCTGCAACAAGCGCGTCATCGAGTCGCTGGCCAAGGCCGGCGCGTTCGACAGCCTGGGGCATCACCGCAAGGCCCTGGTCGCGATCCACGAGCAGGCCGTGGACGCGATCATCGACGTCAAGCGGAACGAGGCCCGCGGCCAGGACTCGCTGTTCGGGGAGCCGAGCCAGAGCGACGCCTTCTCCATCGCGATCCCCGAGGGCGAGTGGGACGGCGTCACCCTGCTGGCCTTCGAGCGCGAGATGCTCGGCCTGTACGTCTCCAGCCACCCGCTCGACGGCGCCGAGCGGATCCTGGACGCCAACCGCGACACCACCCTCGCCGACCTGCTGGCCTCCGGGCGGCAGGACGGGGCGACCCGGATCAGCGGCATCATCTCCGGCCTGCAGCGCAAGGTGACCAAGCAGGGCAGCCCGTGGGCGATCGTCACCCTCGAGGACCACGACGCCGCCATGGAGGTGCTCGTCTTCCCCAAGACCTACACCCTGTACGGGGAGGCGCTGGCCCAGGACCGCGTGATCTCCGTGCGGGGCCGGATCAACGTCCGCGACGAGACGATGAGCGTGTACGGCGAGGAGATCGCCCTCCTCGACGTCTCCCGCGCGGACACCGAGCCTCCGGTGGTGATCTCCATCCAGGAGACCCAGCTGAGCGCGCGGCTCGTCCAGGAGTTCAAGCACATCCTGACCACCCATCCCGGCCGCGCGCCCGTACACGTGCGCCTGCACCGCCCGGGCGCCAGGAGCGTGCTGCTGAACCTCCAGCCGTTCCGGGTCACCGCCGAACCGGCGCTCTACGGAGACGTCAAGGCTTTGCTGGGCGCGGACGCGATCGGCGGCGCATGA
- a CDS encoding LysR family transcriptional regulator, which yields MAPDLDLAAVRAFVVITEDRYFSEAAARLRISQQAVSKRIAKLESDLGVRLFSRTRTGADLTEDGKAFLHHARALVGIADQAREVLRGRRRSLRVDVMDTRMHSSDLIRRFHESVEDADVEVVTSNGLRSARGALARGSIDAAFARVSGTLEEDLRHVPAYLDPVHLLAARDHPLAGLREVEVERLSGVTVWMPGNVPGSEWAEYYDILSAAFDIPLDTAGPDFGWEYFTEQIASGERIGFVGGRLRMPWNPRTVQIPVVAPALVYPCSLIFHRHSHHPVLARLVRYVTDTYEPFDPRRQWLPDPDRAAFTTAPARRP from the coding sequence ATGGCGCCCGACCTGGATCTCGCCGCCGTCCGCGCCTTCGTCGTCATCACCGAGGACCGCTACTTCAGCGAGGCCGCCGCCAGGTTGCGCATCAGCCAGCAGGCCGTCTCCAAGCGGATCGCCAAGCTGGAGTCCGACCTCGGCGTACGGCTGTTCTCCCGCACCCGCACGGGGGCCGACCTCACCGAGGACGGCAAGGCGTTCCTGCACCACGCCCGCGCCCTCGTCGGCATCGCCGACCAGGCCCGCGAAGTCCTGCGCGGCCGGCGCCGCTCGCTGCGGGTCGACGTCATGGACACCCGGATGCACTCCAGCGACCTGATCCGGAGGTTCCACGAGAGCGTCGAGGACGCGGACGTCGAGGTCGTCACCTCCAACGGGCTCCGATCGGCACGCGGCGCGCTCGCCCGCGGGTCCATCGACGCCGCCTTCGCCCGCGTCAGCGGGACGCTGGAGGAGGACCTCCGGCACGTGCCTGCCTACCTCGACCCCGTGCATCTGCTGGCCGCCCGCGACCATCCGCTCGCCGGCCTGCGGGAGGTGGAGGTCGAGCGCCTGTCCGGGGTGACCGTGTGGATGCCCGGCAACGTCCCGGGCAGCGAGTGGGCCGAGTACTACGACATTCTGAGCGCCGCGTTCGACATCCCGCTCGACACGGCGGGGCCGGACTTCGGCTGGGAGTATTTCACCGAGCAGATCGCCTCGGGCGAACGGATCGGGTTCGTAGGGGGGCGGCTGCGGATGCCCTGGAACCCGCGCACCGTCCAGATCCCGGTCGTCGCCCCCGCCCTCGTGTACCCGTGCTCGCTGATCTTCCACCGGCACAGCCATCACCCGGTGCTGGCCCGGCTCGTCCGGTACGTCACGGACACCTACGAGCCGTTCGACCCGCGCCGCCAATGGCTCCCGGACCCCGACCGCGCCGCCTTCACCACGGCGCCGGCCCGCCGCCCGTAG
- a CDS encoding GH92 family glycosyl hydrolase — protein sequence MFSPRSWLVTAIIGAVLSTAVAVPAAAAHSPAKVTDPVRHVDPLIGSANGGNTYPGAVLPFGMISWSPTNTAGDQTNAAGANGYSYNAPRVRGFALTHVNGAGCHPGAAGDVPIMPFAGQVTSSPTADTTDAIYASTFTHDKESARPGRYTVTLDSGVRTDLAVTTRAGVGEFTFPEGSPASLLFRVSNSLNGSEDAEITIDPATRTVTGSVLTGAFCGRRANGGVNNRKSYYRLHFAATFDRAFAATGTWVNGDLRPGTTTASGGEGYATGADRAGRGSGGYVTFDGADVRMKVGISYTSLAAARQNLAKEISGRDDVASVAARATRAWNERLRSVEVAGGSADLLTTFYTAMYHAYLQPNVTSDVAGTYLGSDRKVHRLARGQGVQYGNFSGWDQYRAHTQLLALLEPRVAGDYAQSLYNLARQNGGVWDRWVHVNGPTHVMTGDPSAPALAGFYALGVRDFDVRGAFDSLLAQATVPHPSGLSDKGCPGQCEGQRPNLAEYLRLGYAPQDTCHCWGGAAETLEDATADFALADWADRLGRTAERDLLMPRASWWRNTFNPSAGPEGGYQQARKADGTWLWPFSATSDAGFAQGTSATYTWMVQHDVSGLAAAMGGREQAAKRLDTFFHRADGSWATGGDGFRYDPTNEPGIHVPWLYNALGRPWKTQETVRAMASLVYRTGPGGLPGNDDLGTMSAWYVFAALGMYPQTPSRAEMLLSSPMFAKAWIKRGNGRTITVSAPQAAPDAVYIQDVRVNGRAHTRSWLPESLLNEGGDVVVTVGATPDTSWATAPGDLPVDRVPAAGAPIPNLPAACEPSGSSCAQRIQYDVDGVATTDARSQGNLDGKGWSFPAEQLPEPGLRTVSGGAYLIPETRGTAGNFHSLRGQRTYLTPGRYQALDLLVTAVNGDQQTELTITYGDGTTSTAPLKVTDWASASPRFGEEAAITAGTRYNVNGTADGRKVSVWRVSVPVDAARETVSFTSPAMPNVKIFALTTRT from the coding sequence GTGTTCTCTCCTCGCTCGTGGCTCGTCACCGCGATCATCGGCGCGGTGCTCAGCACGGCCGTCGCCGTCCCGGCAGCCGCAGCCCACTCCCCTGCCAAGGTCACCGACCCCGTACGCCACGTCGATCCGCTGATCGGATCGGCCAACGGCGGCAACACCTATCCCGGCGCCGTCCTGCCGTTCGGGATGATCTCGTGGAGCCCGACCAACACGGCGGGCGACCAGACCAACGCCGCGGGCGCCAACGGCTACTCCTACAACGCGCCCCGCGTGCGGGGCTTCGCGCTCACGCACGTCAACGGCGCGGGCTGCCATCCGGGGGCCGCCGGGGACGTCCCGATCATGCCGTTCGCCGGCCAGGTCACCTCCTCGCCGACCGCGGACACGACCGACGCGATCTACGCGAGCACGTTCACCCACGACAAGGAGAGCGCGCGGCCCGGCCGGTACACGGTCACGCTGGACTCCGGCGTCAGGACCGACCTCGCGGTCACGACCCGGGCGGGCGTTGGTGAGTTCACCTTCCCGGAGGGCTCGCCGGCCAGCCTGCTGTTCCGGGTGTCCAACTCGCTCAACGGCAGCGAGGACGCCGAGATCACGATCGACCCCGCCACCCGTACGGTCACCGGCTCGGTGCTGACCGGCGCGTTCTGCGGCCGCCGGGCCAACGGCGGCGTCAACAACCGCAAGAGCTACTACCGGCTGCACTTCGCCGCCACGTTCGACCGCGCCTTCGCCGCCACCGGCACCTGGGTGAACGGCGACCTGCGCCCCGGCACGACGACGGCGAGCGGCGGCGAGGGCTACGCCACGGGCGCCGACCGCGCGGGCCGCGGCTCCGGCGGGTACGTCACCTTCGACGGCGCCGACGTCCGCATGAAGGTCGGCATCTCCTACACCAGCCTGGCCGCGGCCAGGCAGAACCTGGCCAAGGAGATCTCCGGGCGGGACGACGTCGCGTCCGTGGCCGCCCGGGCCACCCGCGCCTGGAACGAGCGGCTGCGCTCGGTCGAGGTGGCCGGGGGCTCGGCGGACCTGCTGACCACGTTCTACACGGCGATGTACCACGCCTACCTGCAGCCCAACGTGACCAGCGACGTCGCGGGCACCTACCTCGGCAGCGACCGGAAGGTGCACCGGCTGGCCCGGGGCCAGGGCGTCCAGTACGGCAACTTCTCCGGCTGGGACCAGTACCGCGCGCACACCCAGCTCCTGGCCCTGCTCGAACCGCGGGTCGCCGGCGACTACGCCCAGTCCCTGTACAACCTGGCGCGGCAGAACGGCGGCGTCTGGGACCGCTGGGTACACGTCAACGGCCCCACCCACGTCATGACCGGCGACCCGTCGGCCCCGGCGCTCGCCGGCTTCTACGCGCTCGGAGTGCGCGACTTCGACGTGCGCGGCGCCTTCGACTCGCTGCTCGCGCAGGCGACCGTGCCCCATCCGTCCGGCCTGTCGGACAAGGGGTGCCCGGGGCAGTGCGAGGGCCAGCGCCCGAACCTGGCCGAGTACCTGCGGCTCGGCTACGCGCCCCAGGACACCTGCCACTGCTGGGGCGGCGCGGCGGAGACGCTGGAGGACGCGACCGCCGACTTCGCGCTCGCGGACTGGGCGGACCGGCTCGGCCGCACCGCCGAGCGCGACCTGCTGATGCCGCGGGCGAGCTGGTGGCGTAACACGTTCAACCCGTCGGCCGGGCCCGAGGGCGGCTACCAGCAGGCGCGCAAGGCCGACGGCACCTGGCTGTGGCCGTTCTCGGCGACCTCCGACGCCGGTTTCGCGCAGGGCACCAGCGCCACCTACACCTGGATGGTCCAGCACGACGTCTCGGGGCTGGCCGCCGCCATGGGCGGCCGGGAGCAGGCGGCCAAGCGGCTCGACACGTTCTTCCACCGCGCCGACGGCTCGTGGGCGACCGGCGGCGACGGCTTCCGCTACGACCCGACGAACGAGCCCGGCATCCACGTCCCGTGGCTCTACAACGCGCTCGGCCGGCCGTGGAAGACCCAGGAGACGGTACGCGCGATGGCGTCCCTCGTGTACCGGACCGGCCCCGGCGGCCTGCCCGGCAACGACGACCTCGGCACCATGTCCGCCTGGTACGTCTTCGCCGCGCTCGGCATGTACCCCCAGACGCCGAGCCGGGCCGAGATGCTGCTGTCCAGCCCCATGTTCGCGAAGGCGTGGATCAAGCGCGGCAACGGCCGCACGATCACCGTGAGCGCCCCGCAGGCCGCCCCCGACGCCGTCTATATCCAGGACGTGCGGGTCAACGGCCGGGCGCACACCCGCTCCTGGCTGCCCGAGTCCCTGCTCAACGAGGGCGGTGACGTCGTGGTCACCGTCGGCGCCACCCCCGACACCTCGTGGGCGACCGCACCCGGCGACCTCCCCGTGGACCGCGTCCCCGCCGCCGGCGCCCCGATCCCGAACCTGCCGGCCGCGTGCGAGCCGTCCGGCTCCTCCTGCGCCCAGAGGATCCAGTACGACGTGGACGGCGTGGCCACCACGGACGCCAGGTCCCAGGGCAACCTGGACGGCAAGGGCTGGAGCTTCCCGGCCGAGCAACTGCCCGAGCCGGGCCTGCGCACGGTGTCGGGCGGCGCCTACCTGATCCCGGAGACCAGGGGCACGGCGGGCAACTTCCACAGCCTGCGCGGGCAGCGCACCTACCTCACGCCGGGCCGCTACCAGGCCCTCGACCTGCTGGTCACGGCCGTGAACGGCGACCAGCAGACCGAGCTCACGATCACCTACGGGGACGGCACGACGTCCACGGCGCCGCTGAAGGTGACCGACTGGGCGAGCGCGTCACCGCGCTTCGGCGAGGAGGCGGCGATCACGGCCGGTACCCGCTACAACGTCAACGGCACCGCCGACGGGCGCAAGGTGAGCGTCTGGCGGGTGTCGGTGCCGGTGGACGCGGCCCGCGAGACGGTCTCGTTCACCAGCCCGGCGATGCCCAACGTCAAGATCTTCGCCCTCACGACCCGCACCTGA
- a CDS encoding helix-turn-helix transcriptional regulator, whose translation MRGASLTGRVRERQVVDGLLAGMADGGSGALIIRGGPGIGKTALLEHARDTAQDVRLLWANGVESEAELPFAGLHQLLQPVMHRLKELPRTQAAALRGAMGLVPATGDRFLVGLAVLTLLAGSGPVLCLIDDAQWLDRSSADALIFASRRLTVGGVVLLFAARDDWPALAGLDELPLSGLDPAAAEALLRERAPGLTPQLRERIMSEALGNPLALIEFAKTAGVADPQGFGARGLGGSQGSGAPQAPLPVTRKLHETFHRQVDALPEAVRRLLLLAAADDTGDLELVLRAAELADGQAEAERALESAETAGLIRIDGGLLAFRHPLVRSAVYQGAPFTRRCAAHRALADVLLTYGESADRRVWHLALAATRSDDAIGAALEGVAHRAGGRTGYATAAAAYERAAHLTADRRQRGLRLSYAAEAAVQSGQLGQARDLARRAEPLTHDPARLAGLARVRAAVEFELGFPSDAGEVLVKSAESIERTDPERAALMLAHSIRTFSFSGDAGRAHDAAQRLSHIDVPPGSGLTPLVRAMRAMADLLAGRGGVATPIHELIAAAHDLPAHRPAERLLAASLALITAQDTVALELAEPVAEHARTHGMVGILPHALEIITEAQLLGGRHLDALTNATEGYDIGRDLGQLHRLAHLGGLLAWLAAISGDRERCRMLAEAAIRYGNDHGVVPAGALGTWALGLLELGTGRAAHAVGHLEATRHPIVAVWCAADLIEAGVRANRTDVAERSLRTLMEWTRTVGRPWVSAMALRCRAMTTSGGDAGEYFEAAIELHERCAQPYQHARTRLAYGEWLRRRRSRARAGIQLRTALRIFEDLGARPWADRVRAELDAAGEARPEYGTDAASLHRLTPQELQVVRLAAAGLSNRDIAGQLFLSPKTVAQHLYKAYPKLGVTSRTQLDHLDLGTPAATGRP comes from the coding sequence GTGCGCGGGGCGTCCTTGACGGGCAGGGTGCGGGAACGGCAGGTCGTCGACGGGCTGCTGGCCGGCATGGCGGACGGCGGGAGCGGCGCGCTGATCATCAGGGGCGGGCCGGGCATCGGCAAGACCGCGCTGCTTGAGCACGCGCGCGACACCGCGCAAGACGTACGCCTGCTGTGGGCCAACGGCGTGGAATCCGAGGCCGAGCTCCCTTTCGCCGGACTGCACCAGCTCCTTCAGCCCGTCATGCACAGGCTGAAGGAGCTGCCGCGCACTCAGGCGGCCGCCCTGCGCGGCGCGATGGGGCTCGTCCCCGCCACCGGGGACCGGTTCCTTGTCGGCCTCGCGGTCCTGACGCTGCTGGCCGGCAGCGGTCCCGTGCTCTGCCTGATCGACGACGCACAATGGCTGGACAGGTCGTCCGCGGACGCGCTGATCTTCGCCTCCCGCAGGCTGACCGTCGGGGGCGTGGTGCTGCTGTTCGCCGCCAGGGACGACTGGCCCGCGCTCGCGGGGCTTGACGAGCTCCCCCTGTCGGGGCTGGACCCGGCCGCCGCCGAAGCGCTGCTGCGTGAACGGGCGCCCGGGCTCACTCCGCAGTTGCGCGAACGGATCATGAGCGAGGCGCTCGGCAACCCGCTCGCGCTGATCGAGTTCGCGAAGACGGCCGGGGTCGCCGATCCGCAGGGTTTCGGCGCCCGCGGCCTGGGAGGTTCGCAAGGGTCAGGCGCCCCGCAGGCCCCTCTGCCGGTCACCCGGAAATTGCACGAGACGTTTCACCGCCAGGTCGACGCGTTGCCGGAGGCGGTGCGACGCCTGTTGCTCCTCGCGGCCGCCGATGACACGGGCGACCTGGAGCTGGTCCTTCGTGCCGCGGAGCTGGCCGACGGGCAGGCCGAAGCCGAGCGGGCCCTCGAATCGGCCGAGACCGCCGGCCTGATACGGATCGACGGTGGCCTGCTGGCGTTCCGGCACCCACTGGTCAGGTCGGCCGTCTATCAGGGCGCGCCCTTCACCCGCCGCTGCGCGGCGCACCGCGCGCTCGCCGACGTCCTGCTCACCTACGGCGAGAGCGCCGACCGCAGGGTCTGGCACCTGGCCCTGGCCGCCACCCGTTCCGATGACGCCATAGGGGCCGCCCTCGAAGGGGTTGCCCACCGGGCGGGCGGGCGGACCGGGTACGCCACCGCGGCCGCCGCCTACGAGCGGGCCGCCCACCTGACCGCCGATCGCCGCCAGCGCGGCCTGCGGCTCTCCTACGCGGCCGAGGCGGCCGTCCAGTCAGGTCAGCTCGGGCAGGCGCGTGACCTCGCGCGTCGCGCCGAGCCCCTCACTCACGACCCCGCCCGGCTGGCCGGTCTGGCGAGGGTGCGCGCCGCCGTGGAGTTCGAGCTGGGCTTCCCGTCGGACGCGGGAGAGGTCCTGGTGAAGAGCGCCGAATCCATCGAGCGCACCGATCCCGAGCGCGCCGCGCTGATGCTCGCCCACTCCATCCGCACCTTCTCCTTCAGCGGTGACGCCGGCCGGGCGCACGATGCCGCGCAGCGGCTGAGCCACATCGACGTGCCACCGGGCTCAGGCCTGACGCCGCTGGTCAGGGCGATGCGGGCGATGGCCGACCTGCTGGCGGGCAGAGGAGGCGTCGCAACCCCCATTCACGAGCTGATCGCGGCGGCGCACGACCTGCCGGCCCACCGGCCCGCCGAACGTCTCCTCGCGGCCTCACTCGCCCTCATCACGGCACAGGACACGGTCGCGCTCGAGCTGGCCGAGCCCGTCGCGGAGCACGCGAGGACGCACGGCATGGTCGGGATCCTGCCACATGCGCTCGAGATCATCACTGAGGCGCAACTGCTCGGCGGACGGCATCTGGACGCGCTCACCAACGCCACCGAGGGCTACGACATCGGCCGCGACCTCGGCCAGCTCCACCGCCTCGCCCATCTCGGTGGTCTGCTGGCCTGGCTGGCCGCGATCAGCGGCGACCGCGAGCGGTGCCGCATGCTCGCCGAGGCCGCCATCCGCTATGGAAACGACCACGGAGTGGTGCCTGCCGGGGCTCTCGGCACATGGGCGCTCGGCCTGCTCGAGCTGGGCACGGGGCGCGCGGCGCACGCCGTCGGCCATCTGGAGGCCACGCGGCATCCCATCGTCGCCGTGTGGTGCGCCGCCGACCTGATCGAGGCGGGGGTACGCGCCAACCGGACCGACGTCGCCGAGCGGTCGCTGCGGACGCTCATGGAGTGGACCCGGACGGTGGGGAGACCTTGGGTCTCGGCCATGGCGCTTCGCTGCCGAGCCATGACGACCTCGGGCGGTGACGCCGGGGAGTACTTCGAGGCCGCGATCGAGCTCCACGAACGATGCGCGCAGCCGTACCAGCATGCCCGCACGCGCCTGGCCTACGGCGAGTGGCTGCGCAGGCGACGCAGCCGGGCCAGGGCGGGGATCCAGCTCAGGACCGCCCTGCGGATCTTCGAGGACCTCGGCGCACGACCGTGGGCGGACCGGGTGCGGGCCGAGCTGGACGCCGCCGGCGAGGCCCGGCCGGAATACGGGACCGACGCGGCGAGCCTGCACCGGCTCACGCCCCAGGAACTCCAGGTCGTACGGCTGGCAGCGGCCGGCCTCAGCAACCGCGACATCGCCGGGCAGCTCTTCCTCAGCCCCAAAACGGTGGCGCAGCATCTCTACAAGGCCTACCCCAAACTCGGCGTGACCTCCCGAACCCAACTCGACCACCTGGATCTCGGAACCCCCGCGGCCACCGGCCGACCGTGA